Sequence from the Hamadaea flava genome:
CGACGGCCCGGCCACATAGGACATGGCGCGGGCCCCGTTGAGCAGCGAATTGGCCTCCAGATACGACTCCTTGCCGACCAGCGAGACGAACAGGGTCGTGCGGCACACCTCGAAGAGGACGGAGAGCGTGCCCACCCCGAATGCCACGAAATAGAGCTGGGGCATCGTGAGCAGGCTTAGGGCGTACAAGAGGGGGATCGCGAGCAGGAGGGCCGCGCGACCGAGGTCGGCCGCGATCATGATGCGCCGTTTGATCGGCCGGCGGTCGACCCAAGCCCCCGCGAGCAGGGAGAAGAGCAGGCTGGGCAGCAGCCCGGCGGCGGTGAGGTAGCCCATCTCCGCGGCGCTCGCGCCCGCGCCGAGCACGGCGAGCAGCGGCAGGGCGAGCCCGGAGATCTGGTCGCCGAACAGCGAAATGGTCTGGCCGGTCCAGAAGCGACGGAACTGCCGCTCGCGCAGCAGCCGGGGAAGCCAGCTCTTGCGGGTGGGTGTGGGGGTTTCCGGGGCGAGGGTGGTGGTCATGCCGGGCTACTCCTCGGTCGGGGGTGGCGCCTGCGTGAGGACGAACTGGAGGATGTCGACGGCTCGCACGCCCGGGCGCTGGGGATCGCGGTAGCCGGAGACGAGCGCTTCGACGGCCTGGCCGAGCTGGTCGAGCTCCTCGGGCGTGACGTAGACGGTGACGTCGTGGGGGCCGGTGAGCCGCCGCCACTCGACGGGTTCGGCGTCGGCGCGCCGCAGGAACTCCTGCTCACGCTCCAGGTAGCGGGCGGCGATCATCGCCTCGAGGTGGCCGACCGCCTCCCGCGTAGGCGCATCCTCGGCGTCGCTGCGCCAACTGGTCACCTCGGCGGTGGCCCGCCACGGCTTCTCCCGGTTGTCGGCGCCCTCGGCTCGTTCGACGAGCCCGTACTTGGCCAGCATCCGCAGGTGGAAGGAACAGTTGGGCACGCTCTCGCCCAGCTTGTCGGCAGCCTGGGTCGCCGTCAGCGGCCCTTCCCGGCGCAGCAGCCCCACGAGCCTCATGCGCACCGGGTGCGCGTACGCCCGCAGCGCGACAGCGTCGTCCAAGCGTTTCTCGGTCACATCCTAAAGATAGCTTTAGAAAGAAGTCTCTACAATATGCGGGACACCTCGTCGACGTGTTCGCGCAGGTAATCGGCCAGCTCCGGCGGGAACAGCCGGCAGTCCGTCAGCGCCTCCTTCGTGAGCGGGATCCGCTCGACGGCGTACTCGCCCTTCGACGGGTCGCTGAACTCCGGGCCGTGCCGCTTGGCGAAGTCCAGTGAGATCAGCCGGGCGGCGAACAGGTGCTGCAACGGCGACTTGCCATCGGCGTACGGGGTCTCGCGGCTGGTCAGCAGGACCGGCTCGCCGATCTCCGCCTTCATCTCCTCGTCCAGCTCCCGGCGCAGCGCCGCGACGAGGTCGGCGTCCTCCGGCTCGACACCGCCGCCGGGCAACGCCCAATAGACCGGTACGCCCGGCCGCTGCCGCCGGAACACCACCAGGTTGTCACCTTCCAGCAGAGCTGCGCGTACGCGTTCCTTCATGCGCTGAGTCTGGCACGATGATCCATGTGCGGGTAGGAATAGCCGGATACGGCGTCGCTGGGCGGATCTTCCACGGCGGGCTGCTCCGGCAGACACCGGCGGCCGAAGTGGTCGCGGTGGTGACCCGGAACCCGGACCGCCGGGCCGAGGTCGCCGCCGACTTCCCGGCCGCCGCCGTCCGGGACGACCTGACCGGGATGCTCACCGACGACCGGCCCGACCTCGTCGTGCTCGCGACGCCGACACGATTCCACGCCGATCTTGCTCTGGAGTGTTTTGCCTCGGGCGTACCGGTCGTGGTGGACAAGCCCATGGCGCTGGACGCCGAACAGGCCCAGCAGATGGTCACCGCGGCCGAAGTCGCCGGCGTCGCCTTCACGCTCTTCCAGAACCGGCGCTGGGACAGCGACTTCCTGACCGTGCGGCGGCTGATCGCCGAACACGAACTGGGCGAGGTGCTGCGCTTCGAGTCTCGGTTCGAACGGTGGCGGCCCGAGCCCTCGCCCGGCAGATGGCGCGAAGACCTCCCGCCGGACGAAGGCGGCGGCTCGCTGCTCGATCTGGGCAGCCACCTCGTCGACCAAGCCGTTCAACTGCTCGGACCCGTCCACTCCGTGTACGCCGAAGTCGCGTCCCGGCGCGGCACCGCGGCCGACGACGACGTCTTCCTCGCGCTGACCCACCTCGGCGACGTCCACTCACACCTGTCCTGCGGCAACCTCGCCGGCGCGCCCGGACCACGGATGCGCGTACTCGGGAGCGGTGGGGCGTTCGTCGTCCACGACCTCGACGGGCAAGAGGAGGCGCTGCGTACCGGGCGGCGGGTGGTCACCCCGGTCGGCCGACTGTGCCGAGGCGCCGAGTTCACGCCGGTCGAACCGACCCCCGGCGACTGGGCCTCCTACTACCCGGCCGTCTTCGCCGCCGTCGAAAGCGGCAGCCCGATGCCGGTCGACCCGTGGGACGGCGTACACACGATGGAGGTGCTGGACGCCGCCCGCGCGTCGGCCGCCTCCGGCTCCACCGTCTCCCTGTAGCCCCGCTGCTTCCCCGCTGCTTCCCCGCTGCTTTCCGCGCGGCTTCCCCGCTGGTTCCCCCGCTGCTTTCCCGCTGCTTTCCCGCTGCTTTCCGCGCGATCATGAACTATCGGTCGTGATCGACCGGCGTGTCGCGTCCCTAGCACCCTGATCGTTCCCGCGACGGACTGATCAACATCAAGAGTGTCGTACCCCGGCGATACTTTCGTGAGGTGTTTTCACCGCTCACCGACGACCGCACTCCGTCGTCCGTCGTGACCGGCCTGGTCGACGACGTGCTCGCCCTCGCCGAGACCTGGCCCGCCTGGGACGGCACGCCCCGCCCCTCCGGCGACCGCGTCTACACGCCGCACAAGGCGATCCGGCGCGTCGCGGACCACCTCGTCGATCACCTCGCCGAGCTGGAGGCGACCCTGGCCGGCGTCGACCCGCTGCCCGATCACTGGCATGCCTCAGCCGTCACGACGGCGGCGGATCTGGCCGAGTTCACCGCCGAGGATCTGGCCGAGGCGCGCAGCCGGCTGACCCGGCTGGCCGAGATCTGGCGGCTGCGGCTCGACTCGCTGACCGACGAGGAACTGGACAAGAGCACCGGCGGCTGGTCGCCTCGGGAGCTGGCTTTCCACGTCGCCGAGTCGGTCTATTACGCCGAGGTGGTGGGCAACTTGGCACCGAGAACGCCCGCCTAGCGTGTCCCGGCGCGGCGGAGGGCCGACCGACCGGGCAGAATGCACCGGTGACAACCGACGCCCAGACCACCGCTCCGACCGTGCCGCAGCCCCGGATCGCCGCTCAGATCGCCACCGAGCTCGGCGTACGCGAAGGGCAGGTGACCGCGGCCGTCGATCTGCTCGACGGTGGCGCCACCGTGCCGTTCATCGCCCGGTACCGGAAGGAGGTCACCGGAGCGCTCGACGACGCCCAGCTGCGTACGCTCGAGGAGCGCCTGCGCTATCTGCGGGAGCTGGAGGAGCGCCGGGCGGCCATCCTGGAGTCGATCCGGTCGCAGGGCAAGCTCGACGACGCACTGCAGGCGCAGATCCTCTCCGCCGACACCAAGGCCCGGCTGGAGGACATCTACCTGCCGTTCAAGCCGAAGCGGCGGACCAAGGCGCAGATCGCCCGGGAGGCGGGGCTGGAGCCGCTGGCCGACCAGCTGCTCGGCGACCCGACGCTCGATCCGGTCGCGACCGCGTCCGGCTATCTGACCGAGGCGGTCGCCGACGCGGCGGCGGCGCTCGACGGCGCCCGCGCGATCCTCATCGAACGGTTCTCCGAGGACGCCGACCTCATCGGCGAACTGCGGGAGCAGGTCTGGAACCGCGGCCTGCTCGCGTCGAAGGTACGCGACGGCAAGCAGGAGGCCGGCGCGAAGTTCGCCGACTACTTCGACTTCTCCGAGCCCTTCACGAAGATGCCGTCGCACCGCGTACTGGCGATGTTCCGGGGTGAGAAGGAGGAGATGCTCGACATCGCGGTCCAGCCCGAGGCGCCCGAGGACGCCCCGGAGTTCGGCCCGACCCGGTTCGAGCAGCTCATCGCCCGCCGCGTCGGCGTCTCCGACCAGGGTCGCCCGGCCGACAAGTGGCTCTCCGACACCGTCCGGTACGCGTGGCGTACGCGGATCCTGACGCACCTCGGCATCGACGCGCGGATGCGGCTGTGGCAGCAGGCCGAGGAGGAGGCGGTTCGGGTGTTCGCCGCGAACCTGCGCGACCTGCTGCTCGCCGCCCCGGCCGGGACGCGGGCGACGCTCGGTCTCGACCCCGGTTTCCGCACCGGCGTGAAGGTGGCCGTCGTCGACGCCACCGGCAAGGTCGTCGCGACCCACACGATCTACCCGCACGTCCCCCACAACAAGTGGGACGAGTCGGTGGCGATCCTGGCCCGGCTCTGCCAGGTGCACCAGGTGGAACTCGTCGCCATCGGCAACGGCACCGCCTCCCGGGAGACCGACAAGCTGGCCGCCGACCTCATCAAGCTGTATCCGCAGCTCAACCTGACGAAGATCGTCGTCTCCGAGGCCGGCGCGTCGGTCTACTCCGCCTCGGCGTACGCCTCGTCCGAGCTGCCGGGGATGGACGTGTCGCTGCGTGGCGCGGTGTCGATCGCCCGGCGCCTGCAGGACCCGCTGGCCGAACTCGTGAAGATCGATCCGAAGTCGATCGGCGTCGGGCAGTACCAGCACGATCTCGCCGAGGGCAAGCTGTCCCGGTCGCTGGACGCCGTGGTCGAGGACTGCGTGAACGGCGTCGGCGTGGACGTGAACACCGCGTCGGCTCCCCTGCTCACCCGGGTCTCCGGGATCACCGAGAGCCTCGCGAAGAACATCGTCGCGTACCGGGAGGAGAACGGGCCGTTCCGCAACCGCCGGACGTTGCAGCAGGTGCCCCGGCTCGGGCCGAAGGCGTTCGAGCAGTGCGCCGGCTTCCTGCGTATCCGCGGCGGCGACGACCCGCTGGACTCCTCCAGCGTGCACCCGGAGGCGTACCCGGTCGTGCGGCGCATGCTCGACGGCGAGGGCGCCACGATCGACACGCTCATCGGCAACTCGACCGCGCTGCGCAAGATCAAGCCCACGGCGTACGTGGACGACACGTTCGGTCTGCCGACCGTCACCGACATCCTGAAGGAACTGGAGAAGCCGGGCCGGGACCCGCGACCGGCGTTCAAGACGGCGACCTTCGCCGACGGCGTCGAGAAGATCTCCGACCTGGTTCCCGGCATGCTCCTGGAGGGCGTGGTGACCAACGTCGCCGCGTTCGGGGCCTTCGTCGACGTCGGCGTCCACCAGGACGGCCTCGTCCACGTCTCGGCGCTGTCGAAGACCTTCGTCAAGGACCCGCGCGACGTCGTGAAGTCCGGCGACGTCGTACGCGTCAAGGTGCTCGACGTCGACGTACCCCGTAAGCGGATCTCGCTGACGCTGCGCCTCGACGACGTCCCCGGCGACGGGGCCGGCTCGGGCGGCGGGCAGTCCCGCGACCGGGGGCCCCGGCAGCCGGGCGGCCAGCGCCAAGGCGGACAGGGGGGCCAAGGCGGCCAGGGCGGCCAGCGTCAGGGCGGCCAAGGCGGGCAGCGCGGTGGGCAGCAGGGCGGTCAGCGTGGTGGCGGTCGTCAGCAGGGCGGCAGCACGGATACCGCGCTCGCCGACGCGCTGCGCCGAGCCGGCCTCGCCTGATCCCCCGCCGCTGCGCCTCGCCCGAGGTCCCCGCTGCCGCGCTGACCGGCATACGTTTCCCAGCAGATCACGGATAAGCAGGCCAAAACCGGCCAAGATCCCATGCGTATCCGTAATCTGCCCGAAAAGCGGGCCGCGGAAAGCGGGCCGCGGAGTGGGGAATGGGAGACTGACCGCGTGGGGTTGGAGGTCTCGCTCTGGCGGGCGGTCGCGGTCTTCCGGTTCGCCGCGTTGGCGTACGCCGTCGTCCTGCTCGCCACCGGCCGGGGCGAATACCTCCGACCGTGGTTGGGACTGGGCGTCGTCGTCGTGATGCTCATCTGGTCGGTCGTCGCGGCTGTCGCGTACGCCGAACCCGCCCGGCGACGCTGGCCGTTGCTCAGTGCCGACATGCTCGTCACGCTGGGCTGTCTGTTCGCCAGTTCGTGGGTCGTGGACCCGGCCCGGTTGAGCCAGGGCGCCGCGACACTGCCGATGGCGTGGGTCGCCGGGGCCGTGCTCGCCTGGGCCATCGCGGGCGGCCGCCGCTGGGGCCTGTTCGCGGCGTTGCTCGTCGGCGCGGTGGACCTGACTCTCCGCGGCCGGGTCACTCCGACGACGCTCAACGGGACCGTCTTGTTGCTGCTGGCCGGGTTCAGCATCGGCTATCTCGTCCGCCTCGCCGGTGAGGCCGAGTTGCGGTTGCAGCACGCGGCCGAGTTGGAGGCGGCGACCCGGGAACGGGAGCGGCTGGCCCGTGGCATCCACGACTCCGTCCTGCAGGTCCTCGCCTTGGTTCAGCGGCGAGGCGCGGAGATCGGCGGTGAGGCGGCCGAATTGGGCCGGCTCGCCGGGGAGCAGGAGGAGGTCCTGCGGTCCCTCGTCGGGAACGCGCCGCACGCGCCCACCTCGGACAGCGGAGTGGATCTCAAGGCGCTGCTGAGCACGCAGACCTCGAATCGCGTCACGGTGAGCGGCCCGGCGAC
This genomic interval carries:
- the macS gene encoding MacS family sensor histidine kinase, with amino-acid sequence MGLEVSLWRAVAVFRFAALAYAVVLLATGRGEYLRPWLGLGVVVVMLIWSVVAAVAYAEPARRRWPLLSADMLVTLGCLFASSWVVDPARLSQGAATLPMAWVAGAVLAWAIAGGRRWGLFAALLVGAVDLTLRGRVTPTTLNGTVLLLLAGFSIGYLVRLAGEAELRLQHAAELEAATRERERLARGIHDSVLQVLALVQRRGAEIGGEAAELGRLAGEQEEVLRSLVGNAPHAPTSDSGVDLKALLSTQTSNRVTVSGPATPVWLPEQIADEIAAATASALDNVQRHGGPGARAWVLLEEEDSEVIVTVRDDGAGIAPGRLAEAAAAGRLGVAQSIEGRVRDLGGATVITSAPGEGTEVEMRVPR
- a CDS encoding NUDIX domain-containing protein, with the protein product MKERVRAALLEGDNLVVFRRQRPGVPVYWALPGGGVEPEDADLVAALRRELDEEMKAEIGEPVLLTSRETPYADGKSPLQHLFAARLISLDFAKRHGPEFSDPSKGEYAVERIPLTKEALTDCRLFPPELADYLREHVDEVSRIL
- a CDS encoding Tex family protein — protein: MTTDAQTTAPTVPQPRIAAQIATELGVREGQVTAAVDLLDGGATVPFIARYRKEVTGALDDAQLRTLEERLRYLRELEERRAAILESIRSQGKLDDALQAQILSADTKARLEDIYLPFKPKRRTKAQIAREAGLEPLADQLLGDPTLDPVATASGYLTEAVADAAAALDGARAILIERFSEDADLIGELREQVWNRGLLASKVRDGKQEAGAKFADYFDFSEPFTKMPSHRVLAMFRGEKEEMLDIAVQPEAPEDAPEFGPTRFEQLIARRVGVSDQGRPADKWLSDTVRYAWRTRILTHLGIDARMRLWQQAEEEAVRVFAANLRDLLLAAPAGTRATLGLDPGFRTGVKVAVVDATGKVVATHTIYPHVPHNKWDESVAILARLCQVHQVELVAIGNGTASRETDKLAADLIKLYPQLNLTKIVVSEAGASVYSASAYASSELPGMDVSLRGAVSIARRLQDPLAELVKIDPKSIGVGQYQHDLAEGKLSRSLDAVVEDCVNGVGVDVNTASAPLLTRVSGITESLAKNIVAYREENGPFRNRRTLQQVPRLGPKAFEQCAGFLRIRGGDDPLDSSSVHPEAYPVVRRMLDGEGATIDTLIGNSTALRKIKPTAYVDDTFGLPTVTDILKELEKPGRDPRPAFKTATFADGVEKISDLVPGMLLEGVVTNVAAFGAFVDVGVHQDGLVHVSALSKTFVKDPRDVVKSGDVVRVKVLDVDVPRKRISLTLRLDDVPGDGAGSGGGQSRDRGPRQPGGQRQGGQGGQGGQGGQRQGGQGGQRGGQQGGQRGGGRQQGGSTDTALADALRRAGLA
- a CDS encoding winged helix-turn-helix domain-containing protein; this translates as MTEKRLDDAVALRAYAHPVRMRLVGLLRREGPLTATQAADKLGESVPNCSFHLRMLAKYGLVERAEGADNREKPWRATAEVTSWRSDAEDAPTREAVGHLEAMIAARYLEREQEFLRRADAEPVEWRRLTGPHDVTVYVTPEELDQLGQAVEALVSGYRDPQRPGVRAVDILQFVLTQAPPPTEE
- a CDS encoding Gfo/Idh/MocA family protein, with the protein product MIHVRVGIAGYGVAGRIFHGGLLRQTPAAEVVAVVTRNPDRRAEVAADFPAAAVRDDLTGMLTDDRPDLVVLATPTRFHADLALECFASGVPVVVDKPMALDAEQAQQMVTAAEVAGVAFTLFQNRRWDSDFLTVRRLIAEHELGEVLRFESRFERWRPEPSPGRWREDLPPDEGGGSLLDLGSHLVDQAVQLLGPVHSVYAEVASRRGTAADDDVFLALTHLGDVHSHLSCGNLAGAPGPRMRVLGSGGAFVVHDLDGQEEALRTGRRVVTPVGRLCRGAEFTPVEPTPGDWASYYPAVFAAVESGSPMPVDPWDGVHTMEVLDAARASAASGSTVSL